From Paracoccus aminovorans, one genomic window encodes:
- the purS gene encoding phosphoribosylformylglycinamidine synthase subunit PurS, producing the protein MKARVTIMLKDGVLDPQGEAIRHALGGLGFAGVSGVRQGKVIELDLAPELSGDAEAAKAEVARMCEGLLANTVIEKYAVEIL; encoded by the coding sequence CTGAAAGCCCGTGTCACCATCATGCTGAAGGACGGGGTCCTGGACCCGCAGGGCGAGGCGATCCGGCATGCGCTGGGGGGGCTGGGCTTTGCCGGCGTCTCGGGCGTGCGGCAGGGCAAGGTGATCGAGCTGGACCTGGCGCCGGAGCTGTCGGGCGATGCCGAGGCGGCGAAGGCCGAGGTCGCGCGCATGTGCGAGGGGCTGCTCGCCAATACCGTGATCGAGAAATACGCGGTCGAGATCCTCTGA